A genomic region of Haliotis asinina isolate JCU_RB_2024 chromosome 1, JCU_Hal_asi_v2, whole genome shotgun sequence contains the following coding sequences:
- the LOC137281636 gene encoding F-box/LRR-repeat protein 15-like produces the protein MSENSPVAQSSNSNAEKKNGWVGPPTKEWLENRLSKRLCYLLRYGALKEGLHADDQGYVNIEELCTANLLSDHTQEEVLEEIKTSTSWRKTKRFQWKEEHGRIYVRAQYARRLEKSPYHEDCKVPTLFESCIQSVLANIEDYDLDDFPDEFVISTMIHRLKRQKKLNNKALQILLVPTLEHLDLEGLYLTNNILKLVWTKCPHLKTLSLKNCGYIMTDNLMSQLVKKLPNLTSLNLAQCQHLTDNTLKSIKKHSKNLRNINISMVRNFTEACVLDFIISLSNLEQVDMYDVRISSDGRQTLAEIGKHRPLKIVLREFHSKEAAQENPSEMLPHFGKVWY, from the exons ATGAGTGAAAACAGTCCTGTAGCTCAATCGTCCAACTCCAATGCGGAAAAAAAGAATGGTTGGGTTGGACCGCCGACCAAGGAGTGGCTTGAAAACAGGTTGTCAAAGAGGTTATGTTACCTGCTTCGGTATGGTGCTCTCAAAGAGGGacttcatgctgatgatcaag GGTATGTCAACATAGAGGAGCTGTGTACAGCAAACCTCTTAAGCGACCACACCCAAGAGGAGGTGCTTGAGGAAATAAAAACCTCAACATCTTGGAGGAAAACAAAACGCTTCCAGTGGAAGGAAGAACATGGAAGGATCTATGTGAGAGCACAGTATGCTCGACGTTTAGAGAAG AGTCCATATCATGAAGACTGCAAGGTGCCAACCCTGTTTGAGAGCTGCATACAAAGTGTCCTTGCAAACATAGAAGACTACGATCTGGATGATTTCCCTGATGAATTTGTCATAAG CACAATGATCCATCGCCTGAAGCGTCAGAAGAAGCTGAATAACAAAGCCCTACAGATCCTGCTGGTTCCCACCTTGGAGCACCTGGACCTGGAGGGGCTCTACCTCACCAACAACATTCTCAAACTGGTGTGGACAAAATGTCCCCATCTCAAAACACTCAGCCTCAAAAATTGTGGTTATATCATGACTGATAACCTCATGTCTCAGCTAGTCAAg AAACTGCCAAACCTGACGTCACTGAATTTGGCCCAGTGTCAGCATTTAACAGACAATACTCTCAAATCGATCAAAAAACACTCCAAAAACTTACGAAATATTAACATATCTATGGTGAGAAATTTCACAGAGGCATGTGTGTTAGACTTCATAATAAGCCTTTCAAACCTAGAGCAGGTGGACATGTATGATGTGAGGATATCATCGGACGGTCGGCAAACTCTGGCCGAGATTGGCAAACACAGACCTTTGAAAATTGTTCTGCGGGAATTCCACAGTAAAGAGGCAGCACAGGAAAATCCTTCAGAGATGTTGCCACATTTTGGAAAAGTTTGGTACTGA
- the LOC137281640 gene encoding peptidyl-tRNA hydrolase 2, mitochondrial-like, producing the protein MLSIDQKQTATFVLGLGIGIAVGWMFKAKFTRRIMMTANVTDDLSRPLLASDSGEYKMVIVVRTDLKMGKGKIAAQCAHAAVAGAEKAFRTNQDHLYKWRSRGQPKVVVKTDDEPSLLALAKSAQAAGLTTSVIQDAGRTQIAPGSRTVLGVGPGPAELIDRVTGHLKLL; encoded by the exons ATGTTGTCAATTGATCAGAAACAAACAGCAACATTTGTGTTGGGGCTTGGAATTGGCATTGCAGTTGGATGGATGTTCAAGGCCAAGTTTACCAGACGAATAATGATGACCGCTAATGTTACAGATGAT TTGTCTCGTCCACTCTTGGCATCAGACTCAGGAGAATATAAGATGGTCATTGTAGTCCGAACTGACCTCAAGATGGGGAAAGGGAAGATAGCAGCTCAG TGTGCCCATGCAGCTGTAGCAGGGGCCGAGAAGGCATTCCGCACTAACCAGGACCATCTGTACAAGTGGCGGTCCCGTGGTCAGCCAAAAGTAGTGGTCAAGACAGATGATGAACCATCCTT ATTAGCACTGGCGAAGTCAGCTCAGGCAGCTGGTCTGACAACAAGTGTAATCCAGGATGCAGGTCGCACACAGATAGCTCCAGGGTCAAGGACTGTGCTAGGAGTTGGACCAG GCCCAGCTGAACTTATAGACAgagtgactggacatctcaaGCTGTTATGA